From one Streptomyces chromofuscus genomic stretch:
- the cutA gene encoding divalent-cation tolerance protein CutA, translated as MATEIVIAQTTIDDEDKAKALALGAVEARLAACAHVDSPFTAVYRWKGNIETAQEWRISYKTTTDRLPELSAWVAREHSYEVPEWITLPVTGGSEAYLSWVVEESAA; from the coding sequence ATGGCAACCGAGATTGTGATCGCGCAGACGACCATCGACGACGAGGACAAGGCGAAGGCTCTGGCGCTGGGCGCGGTTGAGGCCCGGCTGGCCGCCTGCGCCCATGTCGACTCTCCGTTCACCGCGGTCTACCGGTGGAAGGGGAACATCGAGACCGCCCAGGAGTGGCGGATCTCGTACAAGACGACAACGGACCGGTTGCCGGAGCTCTCCGCCTGGGTGGCCCGAGAGCACAGCTACGAGGTTCCGGAGTGGATCACCCTGCCGGTTACCGGCGGTTCCGAGGCGTACCTGTCGTGGGTGGTCGAGGAATCGGCCGCGTAA
- a CDS encoding GTP-binding protein produces MPYAPSSDAARAGRAGAPPEELKIIVAGGFGVGKTTMIATVSEIEPLTTEERLTIASSGIDNLEGLAHKATTTVAMDFGRITFDDPFSLILFLFGTPGQERFWFLWDDLGHGALGVVVLVDTRRLEDSFAAVGWCEQRHLPFVVAVNEFDNAFRYTPDEVRQALGLAPCIPVVTCDVRQSASAMNVLITLVGHSLELSRTPNPGALT; encoded by the coding sequence ATGCCCTACGCACCAAGCTCTGACGCCGCCCGGGCGGGGCGCGCCGGCGCGCCACCGGAAGAGCTGAAGATCATCGTGGCCGGTGGCTTCGGGGTCGGCAAAACCACGATGATCGCGACGGTCAGCGAGATCGAGCCCCTGACCACCGAGGAACGCCTCACCATCGCCAGCTCAGGTATCGACAACCTCGAAGGGCTAGCGCACAAGGCCACCACGACGGTGGCCATGGACTTCGGACGGATCACCTTCGACGATCCGTTCTCGCTGATCCTGTTCCTCTTCGGCACCCCCGGACAGGAGCGCTTCTGGTTCCTGTGGGACGACCTCGGGCACGGCGCGCTCGGCGTCGTCGTGCTGGTCGATACACGGCGTCTAGAGGACTCCTTCGCGGCGGTCGGCTGGTGCGAGCAACGACACCTGCCGTTCGTCGTCGCCGTCAACGAGTTCGACAACGCCTTCCGCTACACCCCCGACGAGGTCCGCCAGGCCCTCGGCCTCGCCCCGTGCATCCCCGTCGTGACGTGCGATGTCCGGCAGTCCGCCTCCGCCATGAACGTGTTGATCACCTTGGTCGGCCACAGCCTCGAGCTGAGCCGCACCCCGAACCCCGGAGCTCTCACATGA
- a CDS encoding DUF742 domain-containing protein — protein sequence MTSGGGWSDSTLGDVRPYTVTGGRTRPRHPLHLTTCLVTRPATRHMPMNIEHESLLMLCSGAPRSVAELAARLHQPVQVIKVLIGDLLDAEALTPANPDGPADPDAHLLEVLLDALRTKL from the coding sequence GTGACATCTGGCGGCGGGTGGTCCGACAGCACGTTAGGGGACGTTCGCCCCTACACGGTCACCGGAGGACGCACCCGCCCCAGACACCCCCTGCACCTGACCACCTGCCTGGTCACCAGGCCCGCCACCCGGCACATGCCAATGAACATCGAGCACGAGTCACTGCTGATGCTCTGCAGCGGTGCCCCGCGCTCCGTTGCCGAGCTCGCGGCCCGGCTGCACCAACCGGTTCAGGTGATCAAGGTCCTGATCGGCGATCTCCTCGACGCCGAGGCACTAACTCCTGCCAACCCCGACGGCCCCGCCGACCCCGACGCGCACCTTCTGGAGGTACTGCTCGATGCCCTACGCACCAAGCTCTGA
- a CDS encoding TrmO family methyltransferase domain-containing protein, with protein MFDQYIRVPVIGTVVGGHSGRLDDFKGNVESIIRLAPSIPESALQGIEEFSHLQVIWHFSLGSDADIELPPRSPRDNPAWPATGGLVHRNHRRPARLGTSFPRLLRVDGRDLHVEDLDADDGTPVIDLVPVFKEMMPRGPVYQPAWPTEMLSDYWESAEKRP; from the coding sequence GTGTTCGACCAGTACATCCGAGTGCCGGTGATCGGAACGGTCGTCGGAGGCCACAGCGGGCGTCTCGATGACTTCAAGGGCAACGTGGAGTCGATCATCCGTCTTGCCCCGAGCATCCCTGAGAGCGCCCTGCAAGGGATCGAGGAGTTCAGTCACTTGCAGGTCATCTGGCACTTCAGCCTGGGCTCGGATGCTGACATCGAGCTCCCGCCGCGCAGCCCTCGCGACAACCCCGCGTGGCCGGCAACGGGCGGCCTGGTCCATCGCAACCACCGACGCCCGGCCCGGCTGGGAACGTCGTTCCCGAGGCTTCTGCGAGTTGATGGCCGTGACCTGCACGTCGAAGACCTGGACGCCGACGATGGCACGCCGGTCATCGACCTGGTGCCGGTCTTCAAGGAGATGATGCCCCGCGGCCCCGTGTACCAGCCTGCCTGGCCCACGGAGATGCTGAGTGATTACTGGGAGAGCGCGGAAAAACGCCCCTAA
- a CDS encoding DUF5999 family protein: MSKAGLACMHQPECPPAHDPARGAAQVLAHCPALGYSLLCNGVISFEDTGCLMPDGRAIPPRRPLPLVVDEPTEVNA, translated from the coding sequence ATGAGCAAGGCTGGGCTGGCGTGTATGCATCAGCCCGAATGCCCTCCGGCTCACGACCCCGCCCGCGGGGCGGCTCAAGTGCTCGCCCACTGCCCTGCTCTCGGCTACAGCCTCCTGTGCAACGGGGTCATCTCCTTTGAGGACACGGGCTGTCTGATGCCAGACGGGCGAGCTATCCCCCCTCGACGCCCCCTTCCACTGGTCGTGGACGAGCCCACGGAGGTGAACGCGTGA
- a CDS encoding roadblock/LC7 domain-containing protein gives MQAEGTHPTSDPAAAARAQLEGLLTSFITRIPGAQQALLGTGDGLKLAFTEQHVDDADTLAATISGLFALARQQFKGAKGGVRQVVVEHDAGSLFLMSAGLVNEAVLGTVLAVVTTPEADPGQVGHEMEMLIKALDEHLIIQARRNTIYGQGL, from the coding sequence ATGCAGGCTGAAGGCACCCACCCCACCAGCGACCCGGCGGCGGCCGCACGTGCCCAGCTGGAGGGACTGCTCACCAGCTTCATCACGCGGATTCCCGGGGCACAGCAGGCTCTGCTGGGGACCGGTGACGGGCTCAAGCTCGCCTTCACCGAACAGCACGTGGACGACGCGGACACCCTCGCCGCGACCATCTCGGGACTCTTCGCCCTCGCCCGGCAGCAGTTCAAAGGCGCCAAGGGGGGCGTACGCCAGGTCGTCGTGGAGCACGACGCCGGCAGCCTCTTCCTGATGAGCGCCGGTCTGGTGAACGAGGCTGTTCTGGGCACGGTCCTGGCCGTCGTGACCACGCCCGAGGCGGATCCGGGCCAGGTCGGTCACGAGATGGAAATGCTCATCAAGGCCCTCGACGAACACCTGATCATCCAGGCCCGACGCAACACGATCTACGGCCAGGGGCTGTGA
- a CDS encoding tetratricopeptide repeat protein codes for MGRTRNVKLEAVVQELGLPQARLAARFCSVAAENNAPELGNVTQSHIARWIGGTRPSGRAPRILCETLSRGLGRVVTLADIGLALEGGPEPQSPEWSVDTLTTLVTLGGTDMDMDRRRVLVNSAYSIAGLALPTESWWEDAAERARTRKPLSAHTVTAQDVESVHEMTAFFSRRDQLRGGRGVGRTALVAYLRSEVADFLSGRFPSEGVRRAMTSAAGELAYLAGWTSFDAGEHPVALSWFTVATQLAEEARDVPLAGHIMRAMAHQAVDLKQPAEAVRLSESSLSGRRYANACWRERALLGVVHARGLAATGQKKQALAALLQAENDLGRAAEGEDEPGRVFFFGEASLAHETAAALRDLGDLKGAEKQFKHSVRTRRTEFQRTHSVTLGYLGSVQVQQGQLEAACETWHQALDAMSGVQSGRARETVVQMRRALSPFRNRGGSRAAELDAKARAVLGVG; via the coding sequence ATGGGGCGCACGCGCAACGTCAAGCTGGAAGCTGTGGTTCAGGAGTTGGGGCTGCCACAGGCACGATTGGCTGCCCGCTTCTGTTCTGTCGCGGCGGAGAACAACGCCCCCGAATTGGGGAACGTGACCCAGTCGCACATCGCGCGATGGATCGGCGGCACCCGTCCCAGCGGCCGAGCACCCCGTATCTTGTGCGAGACGCTCTCGCGTGGCCTTGGTCGCGTCGTCACACTCGCCGACATCGGGCTGGCACTGGAAGGGGGGCCCGAGCCGCAGTCGCCAGAGTGGAGCGTCGACACGTTGACGACGCTGGTGACGCTCGGGGGCACGGACATGGACATGGATCGCCGACGCGTGCTGGTGAACTCGGCGTACTCGATCGCCGGCCTGGCCCTTCCCACTGAATCGTGGTGGGAGGACGCAGCTGAGCGCGCCCGGACCCGCAAGCCGCTGTCGGCTCATACTGTCACTGCCCAGGACGTCGAGAGCGTCCATGAGATGACCGCGTTCTTCTCCCGGCGCGACCAACTGCGCGGCGGCCGTGGCGTCGGCCGTACCGCTCTCGTGGCCTACCTGCGATCCGAGGTCGCCGATTTCCTCTCCGGCCGCTTCCCCTCTGAAGGCGTACGGCGTGCCATGACCTCGGCGGCCGGAGAGCTGGCCTACCTCGCCGGGTGGACGAGTTTCGACGCGGGCGAGCACCCGGTGGCGCTGAGCTGGTTCACCGTTGCCACTCAGCTGGCCGAGGAGGCCAGGGACGTGCCGTTGGCCGGTCACATCATGCGCGCCATGGCTCACCAGGCTGTCGACCTCAAGCAGCCGGCCGAGGCCGTGCGCCTGTCCGAAAGCTCGCTCTCCGGCAGGCGCTACGCCAACGCCTGCTGGCGGGAGCGCGCGCTGCTGGGCGTCGTTCACGCGCGCGGCCTGGCCGCCACCGGTCAGAAGAAGCAGGCCCTGGCCGCCCTGCTCCAGGCGGAGAACGATCTCGGCCGGGCAGCAGAAGGAGAGGATGAGCCCGGCCGCGTGTTCTTCTTCGGCGAGGCCAGCCTCGCCCATGAGACAGCCGCGGCTCTGCGTGATCTCGGCGATCTGAAGGGCGCGGAGAAGCAGTTCAAGCACAGCGTGCGCACTCGGCGTACCGAGTTCCAGCGGACCCACTCTGTGACGCTGGGATACCTCGGATCCGTCCAAGTCCAGCAGGGACAGCTCGAGGCCGCGTGTGAGACCTGGCACCAGGCACTCGACGCCATGAGCGGCGTGCAGTCCGGCCGGGCCCGGGAGACCGTCGTGCAGATGCGCCGCGCCTTGAGCCCCTTCCGTAATCGCGGAGGCAGCCGAGCGGCCGAGCTGGACGCGAAAGCCCGTGCGGTGCTCGGCGTAGGCTGA
- a CDS encoding GAF domain-containing protein translates to MTYPAPTPQPHAPATEHTERAEALRALGLTGPDPELDAFAQRLAQDAGVPYAMVNIFDDEQQFLGLCTPGGESELPTVGRSMSLNHGFCPEVVAKKKALVLPDVFASPRFAGNAVVDLIGIRTYAGAPLLHGDTVLGTVCFVGPVEKPQSTGQSSLALIKGRRDEVMDFLYRRADYQPPQ, encoded by the coding sequence ATGACATACCCCGCCCCAACGCCCCAGCCGCACGCCCCGGCCACCGAGCACACGGAGCGCGCCGAAGCGCTGCGGGCCCTGGGACTCACCGGCCCGGACCCGGAACTCGATGCCTTCGCCCAGCGGCTGGCGCAGGACGCCGGCGTGCCCTACGCCATGGTCAACATCTTCGACGACGAGCAGCAGTTCCTCGGCCTGTGCACGCCCGGCGGCGAGAGCGAACTACCCACCGTGGGACGCAGCATGTCCCTCAACCACGGCTTCTGCCCCGAAGTCGTGGCCAAGAAGAAGGCTCTCGTCCTGCCCGACGTGTTCGCCTCCCCCCGCTTCGCCGGCAACGCGGTCGTGGATCTGATCGGCATCCGAACCTACGCCGGAGCCCCCCTGCTGCACGGGGACACCGTGCTCGGGACCGTCTGCTTCGTCGGCCCCGTGGAAAAGCCCCAGTCCACAGGCCAGTCCTCGCTCGCACTCATCAAGGGACGCCGGGACGAGGTCATGGACTTCCTCTACCGCCGCGCCGACTACCAGCCACCGCAGTAA
- a CDS encoding ATP-binding protein, whose translation MSDRIAQAPAASGRRHRAHADDSLRLPPAVTATALTAVTVGGGWILDGLDIVPAEAGVLAACTAAGGLLWWASARSISARKAVARAEQIRTERDEALQTLNALLTTIDNGRGHVRWALGQVEQGAASTNFRAADESPRTGDVRIDVRAALEQGFTEAWQTVMTAAAHAHRTLNTQAELAEIFKSVAPRLQGLVNRSIHVISEVEKNVEDPDLMHEMFRVDHLLTQIRRAVESLAVLGGNLPSRNSAPILIATAIRRAVAEIPEYARVRVALTQLTTAVPGYVSPNLVHLLAALMENATEFSTEKVEVHTHQTDGGIAIEVVDRGTGMSPQKRDALNRLLAAPEMEDPRVRLREGKIGLLVAALLAKRHKITIRLGPNIVGGTQAVVVLPHELLVEAHDEHKPSTHVTETPAASSAPSTAPRTSAALPARPDGVPRRIPPTPAPTAQPHSPAVADGSKPALPRRDVTQQKVQAPPPRQQGPTGRPTGGLMASFRSRTPRADEHEQPPETPVT comes from the coding sequence ATGTCTGACCGCATCGCCCAGGCCCCCGCCGCCTCCGGCCGCCGTCACAGAGCCCACGCCGACGACAGCCTGCGCCTTCCCCCAGCGGTAACCGCCACCGCACTGACTGCCGTGACCGTAGGCGGGGGGTGGATCCTCGACGGCCTCGACATCGTGCCCGCCGAGGCCGGGGTCCTGGCCGCCTGCACAGCGGCCGGAGGCTTGCTGTGGTGGGCCTCCGCTCGCTCGATCAGCGCCCGCAAGGCCGTAGCCCGCGCCGAGCAGATTCGCACCGAGCGCGATGAAGCGCTGCAGACCCTCAACGCCCTCCTCACCACCATCGATAACGGCCGAGGGCACGTGCGCTGGGCTCTGGGCCAGGTCGAGCAAGGCGCCGCGAGCACCAACTTCCGTGCGGCTGACGAATCTCCGCGCACGGGCGACGTGCGTATCGATGTCAGAGCCGCTCTGGAACAGGGGTTCACCGAAGCGTGGCAAACCGTGATGACGGCGGCGGCGCACGCACACCGGACGCTGAACACTCAGGCGGAGCTGGCTGAGATCTTCAAGTCCGTCGCTCCCCGTCTTCAGGGACTGGTCAACCGCAGCATCCACGTCATCTCCGAGGTCGAGAAGAACGTGGAGGACCCGGACTTGATGCACGAGATGTTCCGCGTCGACCACCTCCTGACGCAGATTCGGCGCGCCGTGGAGAGCCTGGCGGTCCTGGGCGGGAACCTGCCGTCCCGCAACAGCGCGCCCATCCTCATCGCGACGGCCATCCGGCGTGCTGTCGCCGAGATCCCCGAGTATGCCCGGGTACGCGTGGCCCTGACGCAGCTGACGACAGCGGTCCCGGGATACGTCAGCCCCAACCTCGTACACCTCCTGGCCGCGCTGATGGAGAACGCGACGGAGTTCTCCACCGAGAAGGTGGAGGTCCACACCCACCAGACCGATGGTGGGATAGCCATCGAGGTAGTCGACCGCGGGACGGGCATGTCCCCGCAGAAGCGCGATGCCCTCAACCGGCTCCTGGCCGCTCCCGAAATGGAGGACCCTCGCGTCCGCCTACGCGAAGGCAAGATCGGGCTCCTCGTGGCCGCGCTCCTCGCGAAGCGCCACAAGATCACCATTCGGCTGGGGCCCAACATCGTCGGCGGCACCCAGGCCGTCGTGGTCCTGCCACATGAACTTCTCGTCGAGGCACACGACGAACACAAGCCGTCCACCCACGTCACGGAAACACCGGCCGCATCCTCTGCCCCGAGCACCGCTCCTCGTACCAGCGCGGCACTCCCGGCCCGGCCCGATGGCGTGCCCCGCCGGATCCCGCCCACGCCTGCCCCGACTGCTCAGCCGCACAGTCCGGCGGTCGCCGACGGCAGCAAGCCGGCGTTGCCGCGCCGGGACGTCACCCAGCAGAAGGTGCAGGCTCCACCGCCACGGCAGCAGGGGCCGACCGGCCGCCCCACCGGCGGCTTGATGGCCAGCTTCCGGTCCCGTACGCCCCGTGCGGACGAGCACGAGCAGCCGCCAGAAACACCGGTGACCTGA
- a CDS encoding helix-turn-helix domain-containing protein produces MPADPFGHLLLRLRKEAGRTQEEQAAAINAVSGRDTVTRREINRYEHGENIPTNHTLAHVAVACGLPAEQLQREAAAARARRRKRDRREGEDQDDVKRRTLIGGAVLGTATVAEPWGRLAYALGRGSKIDTAAVAALTDRAGALHVSEHHLTARQLQGLVETHLDAITAALPRAGQHERALTIAAGETAALAGWVAWDLSDYTAARAYYKVTEDCAKAAGHPPLRALALAYASYGASTPNKAVELLSQAAQDVRSHGNATAAAWVHGRHAEEAANAGDDTGALRALDRARVAYDFADHTAEQAWVRFMTPYRLDSLALSVYGQLGRQELNETANDAVRRLGNALPESGVVVLGDLAAALLHGGDVDQGIYVSRQFAAAVDARPNTMGRDRAETVAARLPDSESELAWHLQQLAA; encoded by the coding sequence ATGCCAGCAGATCCGTTCGGCCACCTGCTTCTCCGGCTCCGCAAGGAGGCTGGACGAACCCAGGAGGAGCAGGCAGCCGCGATCAACGCTGTCTCCGGTCGGGACACCGTGACCCGCCGCGAGATCAATCGCTACGAGCACGGCGAGAACATCCCCACGAACCACACGCTTGCGCATGTCGCGGTGGCCTGCGGTCTACCCGCCGAACAACTGCAGCGGGAGGCTGCGGCCGCCCGCGCCCGGCGGAGGAAGCGGGACCGCCGTGAAGGGGAGGACCAGGACGACGTGAAACGCCGCACGCTGATCGGGGGCGCTGTCCTCGGCACGGCCACCGTAGCCGAGCCATGGGGCCGCCTTGCGTATGCCCTCGGGAGGGGAAGCAAGATCGACACGGCTGCCGTGGCCGCCCTCACTGATCGCGCCGGTGCCCTTCATGTAAGCGAGCACCACCTCACGGCCCGCCAGCTCCAGGGCCTGGTAGAAACGCACCTTGACGCGATCACCGCCGCCCTGCCGCGCGCCGGCCAGCACGAGCGAGCCCTGACCATTGCTGCCGGGGAGACAGCTGCCCTGGCCGGGTGGGTTGCCTGGGACTTGAGCGATTACACAGCAGCGCGCGCCTACTACAAGGTCACGGAGGACTGCGCGAAGGCCGCCGGGCACCCGCCGCTGCGGGCTCTGGCCCTGGCCTACGCGAGTTACGGAGCCTCAACGCCGAACAAGGCGGTGGAGCTTCTGAGCCAGGCTGCCCAGGACGTACGGAGCCACGGCAACGCCACCGCCGCCGCTTGGGTCCACGGCCGGCACGCGGAGGAAGCGGCCAACGCTGGAGACGACACGGGTGCACTGCGGGCCCTTGACCGTGCCCGCGTCGCGTACGACTTCGCCGATCACACCGCCGAACAGGCGTGGGTGCGCTTCATGACGCCGTATCGCCTCGACTCGCTGGCGCTGTCGGTCTATGGGCAGCTCGGGCGCCAGGAACTCAACGAGACGGCCAACGATGCCGTGCGCCGTCTGGGTAACGCACTACCGGAATCAGGAGTCGTCGTCCTGGGCGACCTGGCCGCCGCGCTCCTGCACGGAGGCGACGTCGACCAAGGTATCTACGTGTCACGCCAGTTCGCAGCTGCAGTGGACGCCCGGCCCAACACCATGGGCAGGGACCGCGCCGAGACGGTCGCCGCCAGGCTCCCTGACAGCGAGAGCGAACTCGCCTGGCACCTGCAACAACTCGCCGCCTGA
- a CDS encoding acyl-CoA dehydrogenase family protein, with translation MSDPYLTAQHHQLRETVRCFAESQVAPRVEQMERTGAVETDLAAAIAQQGWIGVTIDEAYGGMGAGHLAKTIIIEELSRVSGAMGAMVQASQLGTAKIIHFGSEQQKRKWLPRIADGSCLPTIAVTEPDSGSHVLGMQMSARREGRHYVLNGRKIYIGNSHVGHLHGVVARTSEGSKGLTAFLVESDRPGLMLPPHAQTLGLHGFSFGELHFEECRIPVTNRLGAEGDGRDIAYSSSVLYGRPNLTAVALGIHQAILEQTIKFASERVRYSGPLHQLPNINLKVGQIQSRVMTARLAAYHAAHLLDVGVPCDAELMNAKFINVEMALDSARAAMEIHAGAGLLTNVPIERYLRDAHHIFAPAGTSDIQLLRLAEVALGQTKGQWSERLHAVYFPDHLSTALA, from the coding sequence ATGTCCGATCCGTATCTCACTGCACAGCACCACCAACTCCGGGAAACGGTACGGTGCTTCGCCGAGTCCCAGGTCGCGCCGCGTGTGGAACAGATGGAGCGGACCGGGGCCGTCGAAACCGACCTCGCAGCGGCGATCGCCCAGCAGGGATGGATCGGCGTCACCATCGACGAGGCGTACGGCGGTATGGGCGCCGGCCACCTCGCCAAAACAATCATCATCGAGGAGCTCTCCCGCGTCAGCGGCGCCATGGGTGCCATGGTCCAGGCGTCACAGCTCGGCACAGCCAAGATCATCCACTTCGGCAGCGAGCAGCAGAAACGCAAGTGGCTGCCGAGGATCGCGGACGGCTCGTGCCTGCCCACCATCGCCGTGACCGAGCCCGACAGCGGCAGCCATGTCCTGGGCATGCAGATGTCCGCCCGCCGCGAGGGCCGCCACTACGTCCTCAACGGCCGGAAAATCTACATCGGCAACAGCCACGTCGGACACCTCCACGGCGTCGTCGCCCGCACCTCGGAGGGATCGAAGGGCCTGACGGCCTTCCTCGTCGAGTCCGACCGCCCCGGCCTGATGCTGCCACCACACGCCCAGACGCTCGGACTGCACGGTTTCAGCTTCGGCGAACTGCACTTCGAGGAGTGCCGAATACCCGTCACCAACCGGCTCGGAGCGGAGGGAGACGGCAGGGACATCGCTTACTCATCCAGCGTCCTCTACGGACGGCCGAATCTGACCGCGGTCGCCCTCGGCATCCACCAGGCGATCCTGGAACAGACCATCAAGTTCGCCAGCGAGCGCGTCCGCTACAGCGGCCCCCTGCACCAACTGCCCAACATCAACCTCAAGGTGGGGCAGATCCAGTCGCGGGTGATGACGGCCCGGCTCGCCGCCTATCACGCGGCCCACCTGCTCGACGTCGGCGTCCCCTGCGACGCCGAGCTGATGAACGCCAAGTTCATCAACGTCGAGATGGCGCTCGACTCCGCGCGGGCCGCAATGGAGATCCACGCTGGCGCCGGGCTGCTGACGAACGTCCCCATCGAGCGCTACCTGCGCGACGCGCACCACATCTTCGCCCCGGCCGGCACCTCCGACATCCAACTGCTGCGCCTGGCCGAAGTCGCCCTCGGACAAACCAAGGGCCAGTGGTCCGAGCGTCTGCACGCCGTGTACTTCCCAGACCACCTGTCGACCGCCCTCGCATGA
- a CDS encoding DUF6302 family protein: MTAPTVSWAVPVLPRVRLLPREEAHDFECWAGRLANTALLRDAVAVAIYRLPLLAVLVGAGRRGGQLHVLEKTFAEQTVQALTGRPGFPRLSSCGAVVEWSDSPPVHCDMRDRQGFCGLRDPAENAADKHQAWPPAGHRGYGPGAGRWPPPPSSPSGCRPPAAPYRSSPRRPSPNRAATASSRRGAVSAPSRYGAAPRRPPYEFGDDRSCPARTTFGSPPSSWP; the protein is encoded by the coding sequence GTGACCGCGCCAACGGTTTCCTGGGCGGTTCCGGTTCTCCCCCGGGTCCGCCTGCTCCCGCGGGAGGAAGCTCACGATTTCGAGTGCTGGGCTGGTCGGCTGGCCAACACCGCACTCCTACGGGATGCGGTCGCGGTGGCGATCTACCGCCTTCCGTTGCTCGCGGTCCTGGTGGGTGCCGGCCGTCGTGGCGGGCAACTGCACGTTCTCGAGAAGACGTTCGCCGAGCAGACCGTACAGGCCCTGACCGGCCGGCCGGGTTTCCCCCGGCTGTCCAGCTGCGGCGCCGTCGTCGAGTGGAGTGACAGTCCTCCGGTGCACTGCGACATGCGGGACCGCCAGGGGTTCTGCGGCCTGCGCGACCCAGCCGAGAACGCTGCCGACAAACACCAGGCGTGGCCCCCTGCCGGACACAGGGGGTACGGCCCGGGAGCTGGACGCTGGCCCCCGCCTCCGAGCAGCCCGAGCGGATGCCGGCCACCGGCGGCGCCGTACCGATCGTCGCCGCGACGGCCTTCCCCTAACCGAGCGGCGACGGCGAGTTCCCGTCGTGGTGCCGTGTCGGCCCCGTCCCGTTACGGCGCGGCACCACGACGGCCCCCATACGAGTTCGGAGACGACCGGTCATGCCCAGCAAGAACGACCTTCGGATCGCCACCTTCCTCCTGGCCCTGA
- a CDS encoding ATP-binding protein → MNVHDLTRRKPDCSTRSHAVVVHDDTARGACAVTEPPFNTPAAAGALPQQRNDEALRPFQMAVSFPADPAAIPPMRRQLRALLCRSGLTEIADDAVLASQELMANAVNHGCRQLPPDTEITMTAAYNSARLRLAVHDPSGEKPRLLPASKEQEDGRGLQLVAAFADRWGVEANAEGAGKSVWMEFDSPSPLCGEGGS, encoded by the coding sequence ATGAACGTGCACGACCTGACGCGGAGGAAGCCCGACTGCTCGACGCGGTCGCATGCCGTCGTCGTGCACGACGACACGGCCCGAGGAGCGTGTGCGGTGACCGAGCCCCCCTTCAACACCCCCGCTGCTGCGGGAGCGCTCCCGCAGCAGCGGAACGACGAGGCGCTTCGCCCCTTCCAGATGGCGGTCTCATTTCCCGCCGATCCGGCAGCCATTCCACCGATGCGCCGCCAATTGCGCGCCCTCTTGTGCCGGTCCGGCCTGACGGAGATCGCGGACGACGCCGTCCTGGCCTCCCAGGAACTCATGGCCAACGCCGTGAACCACGGCTGCCGCCAGCTCCCGCCGGACACCGAGATCACCATGACGGCCGCATATAACAGCGCACGACTGCGTCTGGCTGTCCACGATCCGTCCGGCGAGAAGCCGCGCCTGCTGCCGGCTTCCAAGGAGCAGGAAGATGGCCGTGGCCTGCAGCTCGTGGCGGCCTTCGCCGACCGGTGGGGAGTCGAAGCGAACGCCGAAGGTGCTGGGAAGTCTGTCTGGATGGAGTTCGACTCGCCTTCCCCTCTCTGCGGAGAGGGGGGTTCGTGA
- a CDS encoding TIGR02391 family protein has translation MTTSNKYGPWPPATVTAVADVLAGTSEGLTGGEVGLLLAQIGIADAEGSSKRKRLAQALLVRQARDQASNCVIKFITEAMAPVRYRQHPDVFSRRRDDLNEVLVHVGLRVNNEGRVARGPVASTLDQAAQHANSLRAELRRRGTHPEVLAYCTKEILAKNAFHASLEATKSVFDRLRQLTGEKLDGSRLIDAVLMPGSTGTPCVTINTGTTKTEEDEQKGFAALIKGLGSMYRNPTAHDPRLHRPVTDDELLELLTTLSMVHRRLDHARVKP, from the coding sequence ATGACCACCTCCAACAAGTACGGCCCCTGGCCTCCCGCCACGGTCACTGCGGTCGCGGACGTTCTCGCCGGCACGAGCGAGGGACTGACCGGCGGGGAGGTCGGTCTCCTGCTGGCCCAGATAGGCATAGCGGACGCCGAGGGGTCCAGTAAGCGCAAGCGGCTGGCCCAGGCACTGCTCGTACGGCAGGCCCGCGATCAGGCATCGAACTGCGTGATCAAGTTCATCACCGAGGCCATGGCCCCCGTGCGCTACCGGCAGCATCCCGACGTGTTCTCCCGGCGTCGTGACGACCTCAATGAGGTCCTGGTCCACGTCGGCCTGCGCGTCAACAACGAGGGCAGGGTGGCGCGAGGGCCAGTCGCGAGCACCCTGGACCAGGCCGCTCAGCACGCCAACTCCCTGCGGGCGGAGCTTCGCCGTCGTGGAACGCACCCGGAAGTCCTGGCGTACTGCACCAAGGAGATCCTGGCCAAGAACGCCTTCCACGCCAGCCTGGAAGCCACCAAGTCTGTCTTCGACCGCCTCCGTCAGCTCACCGGCGAGAAGCTGGACGGTTCCCGACTGATCGACGCCGTGCTCATGCCTGGCTCGACCGGTACACCGTGCGTCACCATCAACACCGGCACAACCAAGACGGAGGAAGACGAGCAGAAGGGGTTCGCGGCCCTGATCAAGGGGCTGGGCAGCATGTACCGCAACCCAACGGCGCACGATCCGCGGCTTCACCGGCCGGTCACCGACGACGAGCTGCTGGAGCTGCTGACCACCCTGTCGATGGTTCACCGCCGTCTCGACCACGCCCGCGTGAAGCCCTAA